The Hordeum vulgare subsp. vulgare chromosome 7H, MorexV3_pseudomolecules_assembly, whole genome shotgun sequence DNA window ggtcgtcttctatgccttagccgtagactctaaagtatgtgatgctgagtaccgcacctgatgtgtgccttgcagcaagtctgttgagaggtacaaagagtgatccatgattgaatcactagcagcggtcaaaatttatccttagtaactgatggactaaggaatttttctcgattatggaggtggttaaagagttcgtcgtaaagggttacgtcgatgtaagctttgacactaatccgaataactatgagtagtgaaacagattcgtatagtagagtagatatttggagtatttccgaatagcacatagtagcagcatctataagatgacataaagatttgtaaagaacacacgaatctgaaaatttcagaaccgttgactaaaacctctctcatgagcaagacgtgagaagaccccataactatatgggtgttggattcgttggaatcacatggtgatgtgaactagattattgactctagtgcaagtgggagactgttagaaatatgccctagaggcaatactaaattagttattattatatttctttgttcatgataatcgtttattatcatgctataattgtattgattggaaacacaatacttgtgtggatacatagacaaaacactgtccctagtaagcctctagttgactagctcgttgatcaaagatggccaaggtttcctggccataggcaagtgttgttacttgataacatgatcacatcattaggagaatcatgtaatggaccagacccaaactaatagacgtagcatgttgatcgtgtcattttgttgctactgttttctgcgtgtcaagtatttgttcctatgaccatgagatcatataactcactgacaccggaggaatgctttgtgtgtatcaaacgtcacaacgtaactgggtgactataaagatgctctacaggtatctccgaaggtgttagttgagttagtatggatcgaggctgggatttgtcactccgtgtgacggagaggtatctcggggcccactcggtaatacaacatcacacacaagccttgcaagcaatatgacttagtgtaagttgtgggatcttgcattacggaacgagtaaagagacttgccggtaaacgagattgaaataggtatgcggatactgacgatcgaatctcgggcaagtaacataccgaaggacaaagggaatgacatacgggattatatgaatccttggcactgaggttcaaacgataagatcttcgtagaatatgtaggatccaatatgggcatccaggtcccgctattggatattgaacgaggagtctctcgggtcatgtctacaaagttctcgaacccgcagggcctgcacacttaaggttcgacgttgttttatgcgtatttgagttatatggttggttaccgaatgttgttcggagtcccggatgagatcacggacgtcacgagggtttccggaatggcccagaaacgaagattgatatataggatgacctcatttgattaccggaagattttcggagttaccgggaatgtaccgggaatgacgaatgggttccgggagttcactgggggggggggggggcaacccaccccgggggagcccataggcattgggggtggcgcaccagcccttagtgggctggtgggagagcccaaaagagccctatgcgccataggaagaaaatcaaagagaaaaaaaaggaggaggtgggaaagggaagaaggactccaccttccaaaccaagttggattcggtttggaaggggagaccttccccccttggctcggccgacccccttggggcctcttgagccccaaggcaaggctccccctcttccccctatatatacggaggttttagggctgatttgacacaactttgccacggcagcccgaccacatatctccacggttttacctctagatcgcgtttctgtggagctcgggtggagccctgctgagataagatcatcaccaacctccggagcgtcgtcacgctgccgtagaactcttctacctctccgtctctcttgctggatcaagaaggccgagatcatcgtcgagctgtacgtgtgctgaacgcggaggtgccgtcagttcagcactagatcgtgggactgatcgcgggacggttcgcggggcggatcgagggacgtgaggacgttccactacatcaaccgcgttcactaacacttctgctgtgcggtctacaagggtacgtagatcgaacatcccctctcgtagatggacatcaccatgataggttttcgtgcgcgtaggaaaatttttgtttcccatgcgacgttccccaacatttcgcgtgtgtaaatctggcttacacccgttgtatgtgaacgttagaatctatcacacccgatcatcacgtggtgcttcgagacaatgatccttcgcaacggtgcacacttaggggaatacgttctcgaaattttaagagggatcatcttattatgctacgatcgttctaagcaataagatgaaaaacatgataaacatcacaatgcaatcatatagtgacatgatatggccattatcatctttgctctttcgatctccatcttcaggcatcacatgatcatcattgtcaccggcgtgacaccatgatctccatcatcatgatctccatcatcgtgtctccgtgaagtcgtcacgccaactactactatcactactactatagctaaccgttagcaatgaagtaaaagtagtaagcacatggcgttgcatctcatacaataaattaagacaactcctatggctcctgccggttgtcatactcatcgacatgcaagtcgtgaaacctattacaataacatgatcatgtcatacatcatacatgcaacatcacaactttggccatatcacatcacatgtcaaaccctgcaaaaacaagttagacgtcctctaattgttgttgcaagttttacgtggctgatttgggtttctagcaagaacgctttcttacctaaatgacagccacaacgatgatatgctaaagctatttacccttcataaggacccttttcatcaaatccaatccgactggagtaggagagacagacacccgctaaccacctttatgcacggtgtgcatgtctgtcggtggaaccagtctcacgtaagcgtacgtgtaatgtcggtccgggctgcttcatcccacaatactgccggaagagaataagactagtagcggcaagcaattgacaaatcatcgcacataaccttttgtgttctactcgtgcatagaatctacgcatagaaaacctggctcggatgccactgttgggtaacgtagcataaattcaaaacaattcctacgcatattcagatcttcctatggagagaccagcaacgagagaggggtgagtgcatcttcatacctttaaagatcgctaagcggaagcgttcctagaacgcgattgatggagtcgtactcgcggcgattcagatcgcggtgtgattccgatatagtgtcgaaccacggcacctccgcgttcaacacaggtGCAGCCCGGTGAAGTCTCCCGAACCTTgatgcagcaaggaggagggagaggttggggaagatcttcggcagcacgacggtgtggtgtcgatggagaaacgaggtctcccggcattgcttcgccaagcaccggcggagaggaggagaaggaagagcagggctgcgccgtgggAGCGGAAGATTAGTTtttccaacagcccaaagtgcccactatatataggggaagggaggggttgcgcccccttgagggtttccctctcctgggaggggcggcagccctagatgggggggaggtgcggcggccaggagaggaggaggggtggcgcacccttctggtgggccttaggcccacctgcgctagggttcccccctctcccctcttcttgcttaatgggctgagtgtggggggcgcaccagcccacctaggggttggttccctcccgcacttggcccatctagcctcccggggtggtggccccccttccagtggacccccggggccacttccggtggtcccggtggtcccgatacgttaccggcgacgcccgaaacacttccggtgtccaaaaccatccgtcctatatatcaatctttacctccggaccattccggagctcctcgtgacgttcgggatctcatccgggattccgaacaactttcgataacctcgtattagtcctataaccctagcgtcatcgaaccttaagtgtgtagaccatacgggttcgggagacaggaagacatgaccgagacacctctccggccaataaccatcagcggggtctggatacccatggtggctcccacttgctccacgatgatctcatcggatgaaccacgatgtcaaggattcaatcaatcccgtatacaattccctttgtctgttggtatagaacttgcccgagattcgatcgtcggtatacctataccttgttcaatctcgttactggtaagagtctttactcgttccgtagcacgtcatcgtgtggctaactccttagtcacattgagctcatgatgatgttctaccgagtgggcccagagatacctctctgtcacgcggagtgacaaatcccgatgtcgattcgtaccaacccaacagacattttcagaggtacccgtagtgcacctttatagtcacccagttacgttgtgacgtttgatacacccaaagcactcctacggtatccgggagttgcacaatctcacggtcgaaggaaaagacacttcacattagaaaagctttagcatacgaacaatacgatctagtgctatgcttaggattgggtcttgtccatcacatcattctcccaatgatgtgatcccgttatcaatgacatctaatgcccatgaccaggaaattatgatcatctattgactaacgaactagccaacaagaggcttgctagggacacattgtgatctatttattcacacatgtattactgtttcctgttaatacaattatagcatgaacaatagacaattatcatgaacaaggaaatatgataataaccattttattattgcctctagggcatatttccaacaatcacttCATGTGTCCGCCTTGCAGATCTGTAATTTTGTGTGCTACAACCCTATCagtgcaataaatgtctcaaataaaGTACATGGGTACAAAAAATGCAGGGTTTTGACATGTGTTATTCGATGGCCACCTTTGAGAGCACGACAAGTTTTGAGTCCAACAGAGCAACATGActcgcacttccttcacaaaactgTCATATTCCATCTCGATACACAAAGACTACCTTAAAGATGGTGCAGTTTGCAAGGGGTGTCAGGTGAGGCCTCTCCGAAACGAGCCTAAACTTTTACCGTACTTTACAAGGGCTGATTTCCGGCATAGTATGGTTTTCCATGGATTTAAACTGTTAGTTCATTGGTCTCTCACAGACAAAAAAAAGTTAAAAAGGTTTAACCGAATTAACAAAAAACGTCGGCATTCATCATTAAGAATATGGCTGTCACTATGGACGTTATCTGCCTGGAATGGGTGAAGATTCAAAGTGACCGTCCATACCCTTAAAAAGAATGTAATGAATACCAATGCTTACTACGGTATTTTTGTACTATCCGATCATTTAAACCGGTACTACTACCACTTCTCCTTGTTAGGCGAGCTGGGACTAAACTCAGATCTCCCATTAATGAAAAAACTCCAATTTAATAACGCAAGGGACGCTGTGCCGAGAGCCAATTCACGGGCTCTCGACAAAGCATTGTCACCGTCGCCGAGCCTTTATGCACTGCCGGATGTGTCTCGTGGCACCATTTTACCACGGGATCACCGTTTAGCTTTCGGAAAAACGAGTGTCTTTTTCCAAGTTCTGTAAACCGTTTAGCATCTGTTGTCTAGTCTAACTCTCGGCTTACTTTGCTTTATGCAAGGGAATCAGGGAGCTCTATTGAACCGAAAACAGTCTTTGAATAGTCAGCCAATACACTGTTGCTGAGGAAAGTAGGAGGAGCTCTTGGTCATCACACGTCACACTCAACATGCGGGAGAGTGCTTATAATAAGGTGACAAAACAACGGTGGTTGTGAGGGCTACACTAGAAGCAGTTGAATAATCTTGACATTTTCTTCTTTTTGGGTTTGGAGAGGACAATTATACCTTGGTACTCCCTCTgtatctaaataattgtagttggggagaactataCTAATTCTCCTAGTTCTTcctaactacaattatttagatatAGAGGGAGTACTACTTATCCTTGTTAGGCGAGCTGGGACTAAACTCAGCACTCGCATTAATAACAGAAAACTCCAATTTAATAACGCAAGGGACGTTGTGCCGTGAGCTAATTCACGGCTCTCGACAAAGCATTGTCACCGTCACCGAGCCTTTATGCACTTCCGGATGTACCTCGTGGCATCATTTTACCGTGGGATCACTGTTTAGCTCTAGGCAAAAAGAGGGTTTGCCGAGTTTTGTCCTTTTCCGAGTTTGTTTTGCATATGGTATCTGTAAATGCCTGTGTTTGCCTAACTCTTGGCTTACTTTGCTTTACCGAGTGCCCGTGGTTTTGTCCTCGGCGAACAACCAGGGACTTGGTGTATGACGCAGAGGGTAAGACGATTAAGCTTTCATTAAAAAAAGCTTGGATGAGGAGATGTAGGCATATTCAACTGAAAACAGTCTTTGAATAGTCAGCCAATTCACTGTTGCTCTTGGTCACATGTCACACTCAACATGAAGGAGTGCTTAATAATCTTCACATTTCTTCCTTTCAGGTTTGGAGAGGACAATTATACCTTGCTCTCTCTGATCGCCCAGCAGCTATAAATACATGCAAACCGGCCGATGGATGGATAACACCAGCACCAGCATCAGCTTGAGCATACCAGCATCAGCGTCAGCTTGAGCATATGGGCATGGAGAAGAAGAGCGTGGTGATCATCGGCGCCGGCGTGAGTGGGCTGGCGGCGTGCAAGCACCTGCTGGAGCGCGGGTGTCGGCCAGTGGTATTGGAGGCGGACAGCGTTGTGGGCGGCGTGTGGGCGCACACCCCGGACCTCACCAGGCTCCAGACCTCGCGGACCATGTACCAGTACACGGACTTCCCGTGGCCGGATTCCGTCACGGAGGAGTTCCCCAACAACCGTCAGGTCGCCGACTACCTCAACGCATACGCTCGCCACTTCGGGGTGCTCGAATGCATCCGATTCGGGCACCGCGTCGCCGGGATGGAGTACGTCGGTGTCgccgaggaggaggtggcggcatgGGACGACTGGGCTGGCTGCGGTGATGCATTCGGCTCCGGCAACGGCAAGTGGCGCCTCACCGTGACCGACGCCCAGGGTCTGGTGCAGGTAAAGAACTAGATATAGCACTCCACTCCAATGCAACAACACATGCATGTTATCTAGTAATTAATCTATCCTAGTAGTTGTTTTTCACACACGTACGTGATTGTTTGTTTGTAAACTTTCTTTCATTTCCTTAATTTCTCTAGGTACACATGGCAGACTTTGTGATTCTTTGCATCGGAAGGTTCAGCAGTGTTCCCAACATACCTAAATTACCACCTGGAAAAGGCCCTGATGCATTTGATGGAAAAGTCATCCACTCCTTGGATTATTCCAAAATGGGTAGTCACAAAGCCAAGGAGATGGTCAAGGGCAAGCGTGTGACTGTTATTGGCTATGGACATTCGGCCCTTGACATTGCTAATGAATGTGCAAGTTTGAATGGTACTACAAAAAACCAATTCTTCATTTTAAACATAACTCTATTTCTACATTATTCCATATTGTCTATAATGCTTATACTGCATTCATTTTATATATAGTTTACTGCATGAAAAATGAAACCGCATTAATATGTTATTTGTatgcctttttcttcttcttttctttaggTACCGAGAGACCATGCACAATGGTTGTGCGTACCAAGCAATGGGTCTTACCGGACTTCTATGCTTGGGGTATCGACATATCAAATTTCTATCTAACCCGGTTCGGTGAACTCCTTATTCATAAACCTGGCGAAGGCCTCTTCCTTAGCTTGTTAGCTACCACCTTGACTCCACTGGT harbors:
- the LOC123410736 gene encoding probable flavin-containing monooxygenase 1, producing MGMEKKSVVIIGAGVSGLAACKHLLERGCRPVVLEADSVVGGVWAHTPDLTRLQTSRTMYQYTDFPWPDSVTEEFPNNRQVADYLNAYARHFGVLECIRFGHRVAGMEYVGVAEEEVAAWDDWAGCGDAFGSGNGKWRLTVTDAQGLVQVHMADFVILCIGRFSSVPNIPKLPPGKGPDAFDGKVIHSLDYSKMGSHKAKEMVKGKRVTVIGYGHSALDIANECASLNGTERPCTMVVRTKQWVLPDFYAWGIDISNFYLTRFGELLIHKPGEGLFLSLLATTLTPLKLMFSKFAESYYSITMKKHDMVPDHSFFEGIVGGWVELAPKDHYKNLEEGSILVKKSKTFSFCKEGVMVEGESTLVKSDIVILGTGFKGDQNIKSMFASKYFQRILIGSISMDVSLYRDCVHPKIPQLAVIGYSETYANLHTSELRAKWLAHFMDGGFRLPSVNAMHRDALEWEKFLKRYSHGEFRAASIGLLNNWYKDNLCRDMGCNPRRKNGLLAELFEVSGPSDYIGLHPM